ACAGGAAACGATCTACGTGAGGGCTTTCTCGGTGTCTTATCCCTGCAAATGGCAGACGTCCAATTTGAATCGCAAACCAAGGACAAGCTAGGGAACGAAGAGGCACGGGCCATTGTCGAGCAAATTGTATCCGAGAAGCTGGGCTTCTTCCTGGAAGAAAACCCGGAAATCGGCAAGCTGCTAATCGACAAGGCTTTGCGCTCTGCAGAAATTCGGGAAGAGCTGAGAAAGCAGAGAGAGGCGCTGCGCGGTGATAAGAAAGGCAAAACCGCCAAGAAACGCAAGTCTATCTCGGAGAAATTCACCCCTCCCCAATACAAGGATTCCAAACGCAATGAACTGTTCCTCGTCGAGGGGGATTCTGCGGGTGGTTCCGCCAAGCAGGCGCGCAACTCCGAGTTTCAAGCGCTGTTTAGCCTGAGAGGGAAGCCGCTCAATACGGAAAAGGCAAAGCTCTCTGAGGTATTGGCCAATGAAGAGTTCCGCACCATTCTGGAAGTTCTCGAAACGGATATCGGTGAAGAGTTTTCCATCGAGAATTGTGCGTTTGATAAAGTCATCATCATGTCTGACGCGGACGTGGACGGCTCGCATATTCAAACACTGCTGCTGACCTTCTTCTTCCGCTACATGCGTCCGATGATCGCAGCAGGACACTTGTATATTGCTCAGCCACCGCTTTATCAGGTGAGAAAGCAGAGCAAAGGCGGCAAGCAGTCAGAAGGTATTTACTGCTGGAGTGACTACGAGCTGGAGCAAGCATTAAAGCAAGCAGGTCGAGGGTCTGAGGTTCAGCGCTACAAAGGTTTGGGTGAAATGAACGCAGATCAGTTGTGGGAAACGACGATGAACCCGGAAACGCGCAAACTGATCAAAGTGCAGCTCGAAGACCTCGCTCATTCGGAAAAGCTGGTCACCGTTTTGATGGGCGACAAAGTTCCTCCCCGTAGAGAGTGGATCGAAAGCCACGTCACCTTTGAGATGGGAGAGGATGAATAAGCATGCTGTCCAATCAAATTATCGAACAAAGCTTTGCCGAAATTATGGGCAAGCGCTTCGGCGATTACGCCAATCTGGTCATCCTGTCCCGCGCCATTCCTGACGCAAGGGATGGACTCAAGCCGGTGCAGCGCCGAATCCTGTATGCGATGTACGAGGAAGGCAACACGAACGACAAGCCGTACCGGAAATCAGCAAAGACAGTCGGTTTTGTGATGGGTACATACCATCCGCATGGCGACTCAGCGATTTATGAAACGATGGTGCGGATGGCGCAATGGTGGAAAATGCGTCATGTCTTGATCCAGGGGCATGGAAACTTCGGCAGTCTGGATGCAGACCCGCCTGCAGCAATGCGCTACACGGAGTCCCGTTTGTCTGCTTTGGCGAATGAAATGACGCGCGATATCGAAAAAGACACCGTGACGTTCATTCCAAACTACGACAACTCGGCTCAGCAGCCTGCGGTATTGCCTTCACGGTTCCCTAACCTGTTGGTGAATGGGGCATCCGGGATTGCGGTAGGTTTTGCTACAGATATTCCGACCCACAACCTGGCAGAAATCATCGACGCGGCAGTTGCGCAAATGAAAAAGCCCTCCATCACCCTCGATGAGCTGATGGAGTATGTAAAAGGTCCGGATTTTCCAACAGGCGCGATCGTTCAAGGTGTTTCTGGCATTAAAAAAGCGTTTGAAACAGGACGCGGACAGTTCATCATCCGTGCCAAAACACACATAGAAGAGGCAAAGGGTGGCAAGCTCAAGAAAATTGTCGTCTCTGAAATCCCTCACGAAGTTGTCAAATCCAAGCTGGTAGCGCAGATTGATGAGCTCGTGATGGAAAGGAAGATCGAGGGAGCACTCGCAGTCCGAGACGAAACAGGACGCAAAGAAGCGGAATTAAAAAAGGTCCGAATCGTCATCGATCTTCGCAAGGAAGCGGATGAGCAGGCCATTCTCAATTACCTGTACAAAAATACAGATCTGCAAATCTATTACAACTACAACATGAACGTGATCCACGAGGGAACGATCAGGCAGATGGGGCTTAAAGCTCTACTGGGTGCTTACATCGATCACCAGAAAGAAGTAGTCACCCGTCGTTCCCAGTACGATCTCGATAAAAAACAGCACCGGGAGCATATCGTTCAAGGTCTGATCCGGGCGAAATCCATCTTGAGGGAAATCGTCGATACGATCATGGATTCCGAGGACCGTGCTGATGCGAAGCGGAACATCATGGAAAAGTACGGATTTACCGATTTGCAGGCCGATGCGATCTTGGCCATTCAACTGGCATCTCTGACCAGATTGGACATTGTGAAGCTGGAAAAGGAATTGGCGAGCTTGGCAAAAGAAATCGAGGAGCTTCAATCCATTTTGGCTAGCGAGAAGAAACTGATTCAGGTCATCACGGGCGAACTCAATGAGATCAAGAAAAAGTACTCGGAACCACGTCTGACAGAAATCCAGGGTGAGATCGAGGAAATCAAGATCGATATCGCGATGCAGATCAATGCAGAGGACTGTATCGTGACGCTCACAAACGAGGGTTACATCAAACGGACCAGCCCGCGTTCGTTCAAATCGGTCGGCGGTACGCTTGAGACGTGCGGGGTAAAAGAAGGCGACAAGGTGCGACATTTCGTGGAAACGAATACGTCCCATACCGCTCTATTCTTTACCCAGGACGGTAAATATTTTGCGACGCTGGTCAATTCCTTCCCGGATGACAAATGGAAGGATATAGGCTCTGCCATCGTCAATGTGATCCCACTCGAGAAGCAGCAGAAGATCGTTGGCTTTACCATCGTCGAGAGCTTCAAGCAGCCTAGTTACGTGTACCACGTCAGTCGCCACGGCTTGATTAAAAAGACAGCACTGTCCGAATACGAAACCAATCGTTCAGGAGCTCTCGTGGCTGCCAAGCTGAAATCGGAGGACGACGAGTTTGTCACAGCTTTTGTAGTCGATGAGGAAGGTGGCATCTTGGGAGCGACTCGTGACGGCATGGGGATCCGCTTCCAAAGAAGTGAGGTTAGTCCAACGGGTCGGGCGTCCAGCGGGGTCAAAGCGATCGCTCTGTCTTCTGGTGATGAAGTCATCATGATGATGCCAGTGGCAACAGACGACACTCGTTCCTTCAGCTTATTAACGACTGAGGGTGTGGTGAAACGTACGGCTATATCGGATATTCCTCTGCAGGGTCGAGCAGGCAAGGGTGTTCAGCTGATCCGGAAACGCAAAAACAACCCACATCAATTGATCGCTCTGAGCATTGAGGAGACGATGTACGCGTGGACGTCTCAAAATGAATGGAGCTTGGTTTCGACGGATCAAGTGATTGTCAACGAGCAAGGAGGCATCGGCCGATCCGTAGTTGAGGGTGGAGCCAAAGCAGTTGCCTTTGAAACGGTCTTGCCGACAGAAGAAGCGAAAGAAGATCAGGCAAAAGGCTCCGGTGAAGGTTCATCCTCCCCACAACGATCGTCAGAGACTCCATTCAATCTGTTTGACGGAATTTCTGCTGAGGAGAAGGAGTGATACCCAGATGTCCAGAGCGTTTGAAGCATTCACATCTCCATTGAGCTGGCAGCAAATTTCGTTATTACTGGATACGGTCCAATATTTCGAAGACGCCCCAAAATGGCTCTCCATCCCGAATGAGCAGGGAGCCAGTGTTGCCGTTCCCATGACATCCGAGACCTTGCAAGCGATGTTGGGCTGTGTCACGGAAGAAGATGCTTTTTCCCGAGTGCCGTTTTCTCTCGATTGGGAGGATGGATCGGAAGAAGGAATTGGCGTACTCGTAGTAGGATTACCAAATGGTGAGACTGTGCGCCAAATGACTATCTTGTCACAGTTCTCACCTGTCTAAGTACGTACCCAGCAGCCTTGGTTTGCAAAGAACCAAGGCTGTTTTCTATGGAGAAAGACGTTCTTGGCTGGTAAAGCGAGGGACAGGGGCGTACAATAAGAAGACTAGCAAGAGAAAGAAGGTTCATAATATGGAGCGTATTTTGGTGATCAGCGATATTCACGGCGAGCTGGAAAAGTGGGAATCGTTGATGGAAAAAGTCAATTACAATCCCGAAAAAGATCAGTTGATTCTCTTGGGAGACTACGTAGATCGTGGCCCGGCTTCTAGAGGAGTGCTGGAAAAAGTGATGGAGCTGCATGCTACAGGTGCTATTGTCTTGATGGGAAATCACGACCATATGATGATCAAATCATTTGAGCAGGATCCCGTATTTATCGAACGTTGGTTCCGAAATGGCGCGCAAAAAACATTGGTCAGCTATGGTCATGCGGCGGCTGAACAGGAAGTCGGCCCTGAGTCGTTGGATTTGACTCCTGTACTGGAGCAGCACATTTCCTTTTTGAGGGGCTTAGACTGCTATTATGAGACGGATGATTACATTTTCGTTCATGGTGGTGTCCACCCGACGACACCGTTACCAGAAACGGATCCTTACACCCTCATGTGGATTCGCGACGAATTTCATAAAGGCTACAAAGGGGAAAAGACCGTCGTTTTCGGCCATACCCCTACAGAACATTTCCATGGCAAAAATGGCGTCTACTTCGGTGAGAACAACATCATCGGGATCGATGGCGGCGCCGTGTTTGGTGGTCAACTGAATTGTCTGGAATTGCCTAGCAAAAAAGTATATTCGGTATGATCGATAGCCCTGTTTTCCAACGCTCTGTTCCTTTCGATTGCTTGATGGAATCGAGATCAGGGAGTGGAAAGCAGGGTTATTTAAATGCTTGTTACACCCACCACATTTCCCCAATCGGCTCTCGAATCAACACTTGCTTTAGATTTTGTACCGCACGACCAAAGCCTTCCTCGATAGACATCAGTCCGTCCTCATGCTCAATGCTCACGACGTCGTCATACCCGACAAGTCGCAGAGCGCTCATGATATCCGCCCATGTCTTGAGGTCGTGACCATAGCCCACCGTGCGGAATTGCCACGCTCGCCCCACCATATTCGAATAAGGCTGCATATCAGTGAGACCGTGCATCGAGATGTTCATAGGGTCGATTGACGTGTCTTTGGCGTGAAAGTGATGGATCGCTTTTTCACGACCCAAGATGCGGATTGCTTGCACGGGATCGATGCCTTGCCACCACAAATGACTCGGATCCAGATTGGCGCCGATCGCTTCCCCGGCTCGTTCCCGTAAGCGCAAGAGAGTACCAGGGGTGTGGACTGAAAAACCACCGTGAAGCTCCAGGCCGATCTTGATGTGTCGCGACTGCGCCACTCGTCCGATTTCGGTCCAGTACGGGTAGATTTTCTCGTTCCATTGCCAGTCTAGCAGCTCTTGGTAGTCATTGGGCCATGGTGCAACTGGCCAGTTTGGGTATCGAGCTCCCTCCGAATCGCCCGGGCATCCAGAAAAGGTGTTGACGATCGGCACTTCTAGCCGTTCTGCTAGCGCTATCGTTTTTTCCAAGAGGGAATGAGCCTCTTGAGCGACTGCCTTTTGCGGATGAAGGGGATTACCGTGGCAGCTCAGAGCGCTGATGCGTAAGTCACGTGATTGAATCGTTTGAAGAAAACGCTGACGTTTTGTTTCACTCTCTAACAATTCATCTAAGGGACAGTGCGCGTTACCGGGAAAGCCGCCCGTACCCAACTCTACAGCATTCAGGCCATGGGCACCGACGAGGTCAAGCATCTCTTCGAGTGACTGCTGGGCAAAGAGGACCGTAAAAACTCCCAACTGCATGAGGAGCACCTCCAAATTTCGTAAATGAAATCGATTACATGAATCATACTAGAGTAAAAGAATTGCAAACGTCAATATGATTTGAATATTCAAAATTTATATTGACACATGGGCCTTGACTCCGCTACATTATCCTTGTAATCGATTACATTTTGAAGGGATAATCAAGACACATGGCAACTATTCAGGAAGTAGCAAAGGAAGCAGGCGTATCTGTTGCTACCGTTTCCCGCGTTTTAAATCATCATGACTCCGTTTCCGCGAAAACCAGAGCCAAAGTAGAAGACGTCATCGAAAGACTGCAATACAACCCCAACATGCTCGGGCGAAATCTCCGTTGTGCGGAAAGCCGGATGCTGCTCGTCCTCGTTCCCAGCATCTCCAACCCGTTTTACTCCAAAATCGTGCAAGGAATTGAAGACATCGCGCGACGCAATCATTACAACACCCTCCTATGCACGACCGACTCCGATGTGGAGCGAGAAAACGTTTATTTGGATCTTTTGCGCAATCGGATGGCAGATGGCGTCATTTCCATGGATCCCGCTGTTGATTTGGCAAACATCCGAAAGCTGGGGGAAGAGTATCCGGTCATTCAATGCTGTGAATACAGCGAGACGGATCAAACACCTTATGTCTCCATTGACAACCAGACAGCAGCATATAAAGCAGTCAAGCATTTGCTGATGATGGGTCACAAAAAAGTAGCCATTATCAATTCTGATGAGAGGTTCCTCTATGCGAGACTTCGCAAGGAAGGTTATTTGCGAGCACTGAGAGAGTTTAAAATCTCAGTTAACCAGAGCTACATCATTCACACCGATTTACATTTCGAGAGTGGACATCGCGCGATGAAGGCATTGTTGGGGTTGGATGATCGCCCAACAGCCGTATTCGCGGTCTCGGACACGCTTGCCATCGGCGCATTGCGAAGCATCAAAGAAGCAGAGCTGAAGGTCCCCGATGACATGGCGGTAGTTGGCTTTGATAACATTCCGTTCGCCAGTATGATGAATCCCAGCTTGACGACAGTCGCGCAGCCTATGTATGAGATGGGGTGTGAGGCAGCGCGGATGCTGATCAAGCGGATTTCAGCCCCACAGGATCGGGTGGAGAGCATCGTCTTGGACTACGAGTTGATCATCCGTGAATCGACGATGGGATAACAAAGTTCATTGCGCAAGAGGGTGTTTCCCGGGTTACTAATAATCGCTTGTAACATGAGCAACCCGGGTTCTCTATGTAAACAAAAGGGGGAGAATGCATGAAACGGTTTCATCTAGGCAAATGGGCGATTTTGGCTTTGTCAACACTGTTGACGCTAGCCGGATGTAGCGGAGGTGGTGGCTCTGCAGCTGGCGGTTCGGGAACTTCAGGGGGACAGGGAGGCGGCAGTACTGCACCAGCAGCTGCTGAAAAAGTCATCGGGATGTCGTTCCCGGCAGCCGACCACGGATGGTTGGGAGCTGTCATTAAAAATGCGGAGGACGAAGCCAAAGCGGAAGGACTCAAATATGTTATCACGACTGCCGCAGATCCAAACAAGCAGACGAATGACATTGAGGATCTCATTTCGAAAAAGGTATCGGCGATCGTGATGCTCCCGATCGAGTCAGCAGCGATGACACCTGTAGCCAAAAAGGTCAAAGAAGCTGGCATCCCACTGATCGTGGTAGACCGTGAGCTGGAAAGCGATGATTTTACGGCGCTTGTAAAAGGGGACAACAAAGGGATAGGCACCCATGCTGGAACGTACTTAGCCGATAAGCTAGGAGGAAAAGGCAAAATCGTCGAGATCATCGGGGTACCGAGCTCTGTCACGACCATGCGTAGCGACGGCTTCCGCGAAGCGATCAAGGACCATCCTGAGATGCAGATCATTGTCAGCCAATCAGGAGACTTCCAAAAGGAAAAATCTCTGAATGTAATGCAGAATATTCTGCAATCTCAACCGCAAATCGATGCTGTATACACGCATGACGACGAGATGGCTTTAGGTGTCTTGCAAGC
This is a stretch of genomic DNA from Brevibacillus choshinensis. It encodes these proteins:
- a CDS encoding LacI family DNA-binding transcriptional regulator, with translation MATIQEVAKEAGVSVATVSRVLNHHDSVSAKTRAKVEDVIERLQYNPNMLGRNLRCAESRMLLVLVPSISNPFYSKIVQGIEDIARRNHYNTLLCTTDSDVERENVYLDLLRNRMADGVISMDPAVDLANIRKLGEEYPVIQCCEYSETDQTPYVSIDNQTAAYKAVKHLLMMGHKKVAIINSDERFLYARLRKEGYLRALREFKISVNQSYIIHTDLHFESGHRAMKALLGLDDRPTAVFAVSDTLAIGALRSIKEAELKVPDDMAVVGFDNIPFASMMNPSLTTVAQPMYEMGCEAARMLIKRISAPQDRVESIVLDYELIIRESTMG
- a CDS encoding metallophosphoesterase family protein, which produces MERILVISDIHGELEKWESLMEKVNYNPEKDQLILLGDYVDRGPASRGVLEKVMELHATGAIVLMGNHDHMMIKSFEQDPVFIERWFRNGAQKTLVSYGHAAAEQEVGPESLDLTPVLEQHISFLRGLDCYYETDDYIFVHGGVHPTTPLPETDPYTLMWIRDEFHKGYKGEKTVVFGHTPTEHFHGKNGVYFGENNIIGIDGGAVFGGQLNCLELPSKKVYSV
- a CDS encoding sugar phosphate isomerase/epimerase family protein; its protein translation is MQLGVFTVLFAQQSLEEMLDLVGAHGLNAVELGTGGFPGNAHCPLDELLESETKRQRFLQTIQSRDLRISALSCHGNPLHPQKAVAQEAHSLLEKTIALAERLEVPIVNTFSGCPGDSEGARYPNWPVAPWPNDYQELLDWQWNEKIYPYWTEIGRVAQSRHIKIGLELHGGFSVHTPGTLLRLRERAGEAIGANLDPSHLWWQGIDPVQAIRILGREKAIHHFHAKDTSIDPMNISMHGLTDMQPYSNMVGRAWQFRTVGYGHDLKTWADIMSALRLVGYDDVVSIEHEDGLMSIEEGFGRAVQNLKQVLIREPIGEMWWV
- a CDS encoding substrate-binding domain-containing protein, with the translated sequence MKRFHLGKWAILALSTLLTLAGCSGGGGSAAGGSGTSGGQGGGSTAPAAAEKVIGMSFPAADHGWLGAVIKNAEDEAKAEGLKYVITTAADPNKQTNDIEDLISKKVSAIVMLPIESAAMTPVAKKVKEAGIPLIVVDRELESDDFTALVKGDNKGIGTHAGTYLADKLGGKGKIVEIIGVPSSVTTMRSDGFREAIKDHPEMQIIVSQSGDFQKEKSLNVMQNILQSQPQIDAVYTHDDEMALGVLQAIKEAKRTDIKVVTGAGGHKDVYKLIKDSDPLMQATFTYSPLMVKDAVKQAVEIVNGKSPAEKVTMLEATPITKDNIDKFYDPNANY
- a CDS encoding DNA gyrase/topoisomerase IV subunit B, translated to MKETDTLHTLTYTEEDIQVLEGLIAVRKRPGMYIGSTGSRGLHHLLWEIVDNAKDEALAGVNDSIIVTLYKDGSVSVEDHGRGIPTGMHKTGRPVPEVIFTTLHAGGKFGGGGYKKSGGLHGVGSSVVVALSKWLEVEIHREGKIHKQRFAYEVDEKGIEHVGKPVTDLEIIGNTRRTGTTVRFLPDEAVFGTARFDYETIRDRFRETAFLLKKLKMVLIDERGPEKKREEFYFEDGLKSYVAYLNEGKNTLHPIVYFEGEKDNVYVELAFQYNDGYAETLVSYVNSIVTSDGGTHVTGFRNGTTRIFNEFARKKGYLKDKDPNLTGNDLREGFLGVLSLQMADVQFESQTKDKLGNEEARAIVEQIVSEKLGFFLEENPEIGKLLIDKALRSAEIREELRKQREALRGDKKGKTAKKRKSISEKFTPPQYKDSKRNELFLVEGDSAGGSAKQARNSEFQALFSLRGKPLNTEKAKLSEVLANEEFRTILEVLETDIGEEFSIENCAFDKVIIMSDADVDGSHIQTLLLTFFFRYMRPMIAAGHLYIAQPPLYQVRKQSKGGKQSEGIYCWSDYELEQALKQAGRGSEVQRYKGLGEMNADQLWETTMNPETRKLIKVQLEDLAHSEKLVTVLMGDKVPPRREWIESHVTFEMGEDE
- the parC gene encoding DNA topoisomerase IV subunit A, producing MLSNQIIEQSFAEIMGKRFGDYANLVILSRAIPDARDGLKPVQRRILYAMYEEGNTNDKPYRKSAKTVGFVMGTYHPHGDSAIYETMVRMAQWWKMRHVLIQGHGNFGSLDADPPAAMRYTESRLSALANEMTRDIEKDTVTFIPNYDNSAQQPAVLPSRFPNLLVNGASGIAVGFATDIPTHNLAEIIDAAVAQMKKPSITLDELMEYVKGPDFPTGAIVQGVSGIKKAFETGRGQFIIRAKTHIEEAKGGKLKKIVVSEIPHEVVKSKLVAQIDELVMERKIEGALAVRDETGRKEAELKKVRIVIDLRKEADEQAILNYLYKNTDLQIYYNYNMNVIHEGTIRQMGLKALLGAYIDHQKEVVTRRSQYDLDKKQHREHIVQGLIRAKSILREIVDTIMDSEDRADAKRNIMEKYGFTDLQADAILAIQLASLTRLDIVKLEKELASLAKEIEELQSILASEKKLIQVITGELNEIKKKYSEPRLTEIQGEIEEIKIDIAMQINAEDCIVTLTNEGYIKRTSPRSFKSVGGTLETCGVKEGDKVRHFVETNTSHTALFFTQDGKYFATLVNSFPDDKWKDIGSAIVNVIPLEKQQKIVGFTIVESFKQPSYVYHVSRHGLIKKTALSEYETNRSGALVAAKLKSEDDEFVTAFVVDEEGGILGATRDGMGIRFQRSEVSPTGRASSGVKAIALSSGDEVIMMMPVATDDTRSFSLLTTEGVVKRTAISDIPLQGRAGKGVQLIRKRKNNPHQLIALSIEETMYAWTSQNEWSLVSTDQVIVNEQGGIGRSVVEGGAKAVAFETVLPTEEAKEDQAKGSGEGSSSPQRSSETPFNLFDGISAEEKE